The Catenulispora sp. EB89 genome includes a region encoding these proteins:
- a CDS encoding glycosyltransferase family 2 protein — MKGAGSLEPEQLPPHVSVVLPCYNEEAHVLLEIQRICAALDATEYPYEVLAIDDASTDGTLEVLRKAEIEYPSVKVVAFNRNGGAGTVRRIGSKMARGEIVVWTDADMSYPNERIPELVEMLDFDADIDQVVGARRAEMGSHRLLRIPAKWVIRKIAEKLTNQKIP; from the coding sequence ATGAAAGGGGCTGGATCCTTGGAGCCCGAGCAGCTTCCTCCCCATGTCAGTGTGGTTCTGCCGTGTTACAACGAGGAGGCGCATGTTCTGCTGGAGATCCAGCGGATTTGCGCGGCGTTGGATGCCACGGAGTACCCCTATGAGGTGTTGGCGATCGATGATGCCTCCACGGATGGGACGTTGGAGGTGTTGCGGAAGGCTGAGATCGAGTATCCGTCGGTGAAGGTGGTGGCGTTCAACCGGAACGGTGGGGCCGGGACGGTGCGGCGGATCGGGTCGAAGATGGCCCGGGGTGAGATCGTGGTGTGGACGGATGCGGATATGTCGTATCCGAATGAGCGGATCCCCGAGTTGGTGGAGATGCTTGATTTCGATGCGGACATCGATCAGGTGGTGGGGGCTCGTAGGGCGGAGATGGGGTCGCATCGGTTGTTGCGGATCCCGGCGAAGTGGGTGATCCGGAAGATCGCTGAGAAGTTGACGAATCAGAAGATTCC